In Streptomyces sp. NBC_00448, the following are encoded in one genomic region:
- a CDS encoding mandelate racemase/muconate lactonizing enzyme family protein, whose protein sequence is MLTVNTTRPAGPAGRISKVETLQLGTAWRDFGYVRIHTDQGLTGVGEITHPYRVDETCRLTEAMGHRHLLGADPFDVEELWLRMYQGDFLRGGDIGGVVVSGVDQALYDLMGKALGVPAYRLTGGATRDRVRVYANGWYTGEREPAEFAAKAKETVAKGFTALKFDPFGAGLHELERSELRRSLALVAAVREAVGPEVDLFVEGHARFAMATARRLVHELAPYDIGWFEEPLPWTHIERYAELRQIATFPISGGEHFHNRYEYKQLFATNAVDIVQPDLSMAGGFTELRKIAAQADAHGMLVAPHNSNSPLCTTASVHATLGISNLKILETFDGLLEPYVFEAVRGALPITDGHIELPTAPGLGIELVDEVFAEHPPTHRFWNMFADGWEKRNRT, encoded by the coding sequence ATGCTGACCGTGAACACCACCCGGCCGGCCGGCCCGGCCGGCCGGATCAGCAAGGTCGAGACGCTCCAACTCGGCACTGCCTGGCGCGACTTCGGCTACGTCCGGATTCACACCGACCAGGGCCTGACCGGCGTCGGCGAGATCACCCACCCCTACCGGGTGGACGAGACCTGCCGGCTCACCGAGGCGATGGGCCACCGGCACCTGCTGGGCGCCGACCCGTTCGACGTCGAAGAGCTCTGGCTGCGCATGTACCAGGGCGACTTCCTGCGCGGCGGCGACATCGGCGGCGTCGTCGTCTCCGGCGTGGACCAGGCGCTGTACGACCTGATGGGCAAGGCGCTGGGCGTGCCCGCCTACCGGCTCACCGGCGGCGCCACCCGCGACCGGGTCCGGGTCTACGCCAACGGCTGGTACACCGGCGAGCGCGAGCCGGCCGAGTTCGCCGCCAAGGCGAAGGAGACCGTCGCCAAGGGCTTCACCGCCCTGAAGTTCGACCCGTTCGGCGCCGGCCTGCACGAGCTGGAACGCAGCGAGCTGCGCCGCTCGCTGGCGCTGGTCGCCGCGGTGCGCGAGGCGGTCGGCCCCGAGGTGGACCTCTTCGTCGAGGGGCACGCCCGGTTCGCGATGGCCACCGCACGGCGGCTGGTGCACGAGCTGGCGCCGTACGACATCGGCTGGTTCGAGGAACCGCTGCCGTGGACGCACATCGAGCGCTACGCCGAGCTGCGGCAGATCGCGACCTTCCCGATCTCCGGCGGCGAGCACTTCCACAACCGCTACGAGTACAAGCAGCTCTTCGCGACCAACGCCGTGGACATCGTGCAGCCCGACCTGTCGATGGCCGGCGGCTTCACCGAGCTGCGGAAGATCGCCGCGCAGGCCGACGCGCACGGCATGCTGGTCGCCCCGCACAACTCCAACTCGCCGCTGTGCACCACCGCTTCGGTGCACGCCACGCTCGGGATCAGCAACCTCAAGATCCTGGAGACCTTCGACGGGCTGCTCGAACCGTATGTCTTCGAGGCGGTCCGCGGCGCGCTCCCGATCACCGACGGCCACATCGAGCTGCCGACCGCGCCCGGGCTCGGCATCGAACTGGTCGACGAGGTCTTCGCGGAGCACCCGCCCACCCACCGCTTCTGGAACATGTTCGCGGACGGCTGGGAGAAGAGGAACCGCACATGA
- a CDS encoding amidohydrolase family protein, which yields MIVDVHSHLFRHSHDFDDAFRTESARAHAGEVDLTVRYEDYAASAPENTRTVVVGGKARRSGLWVEDAAVAAYVAHHPDRLIGYLSIDPTQPGWQDELRYGHEELGLRGIKLMPMYAGFDPADEAYEPLYAYAERHGLPLLVHTGTTFVSQAPLEYAMPRHLDWVAMRHPELRMVLAHLSHPFEGECIAVIRKHRHVYADISALHYRPFQLWHSLRLVQDYGVWDKLLFGSDYPFTTVNDSVEGLRRIARIPGIPGLDPLDQDAVEALIHRPSLDLLGLGQS from the coding sequence ATGATCGTCGACGTGCACTCCCATCTCTTCCGGCACAGCCACGACTTCGACGACGCCTTCCGCACCGAGTCCGCCCGTGCGCACGCCGGGGAGGTGGACCTCACCGTCCGGTACGAGGACTACGCGGCGAGCGCGCCGGAGAACACCCGCACCGTGGTGGTCGGCGGCAAGGCCCGCCGCAGCGGGCTGTGGGTGGAGGACGCGGCCGTCGCCGCCTACGTCGCGCACCACCCCGACCGGCTGATCGGCTACCTCTCGATCGACCCGACCCAGCCCGGCTGGCAGGACGAACTCCGCTACGGACATGAGGAGTTGGGCCTGCGCGGCATCAAACTGATGCCGATGTACGCCGGGTTCGATCCCGCCGACGAGGCGTACGAACCGCTCTACGCCTACGCCGAGCGGCACGGCCTGCCGCTGCTGGTGCACACCGGCACCACCTTCGTCTCGCAGGCGCCGCTGGAGTACGCCATGCCGCGGCACCTGGACTGGGTGGCCATGCGCCACCCGGAGCTGCGGATGGTGCTGGCGCACCTCAGCCACCCCTTCGAGGGCGAGTGCATCGCGGTGATCCGCAAGCACCGGCACGTCTACGCCGACATCAGCGCGCTGCACTACCGGCCGTTCCAGCTGTGGCACAGCCTGCGCCTGGTGCAGGACTACGGCGTGTGGGACAAGCTGCTGTTCGGCAGCGACTACCCCTTCACCACGGTGAACGACTCGGTGGAAGGGCTGCGCCGGATCGCCCGCATCCCCGGCATCCCGGGTCTGGACCCGCTGGACCAGGACGCCGTGGAGGCGCTGATCCACCGCCCGTCGCTGGACCTGCTCGGGCTGGGGCAGTCGTGA
- a CDS encoding SDR family NAD(P)-dependent oxidoreductase, with the protein MTSAGGPAAARFDLTGRTALVTGAARGLGRAFAVALAEAGADLVLTDLPGAEGLADTAALVRASGRGALVVEQDLSDTAALHDFADRVRAQAGPIRILVNNAGTAALERFNEITPDSWYRVMRVNLDAVFFLTQRVAEHMVADGLPGRIVNITSKNALVAEAGLAHYNASKAAVDLLTQTLAVELAPHGITVNSLAPGMVDTPIDGEFPFDREAFEAAYRQRIPLGRYARPEECTGALLLLAGDDGAYLTGTRIVVDGGVLADQMPRTAFMPPYRTSLGPQRKDGTTP; encoded by the coding sequence GTGACCTCCGCCGGCGGCCCCGCCGCGGCGCGCTTCGACCTGACCGGTCGCACCGCGCTGGTCACCGGGGCCGCCCGCGGCCTGGGCCGGGCCTTCGCGGTGGCGCTGGCCGAGGCCGGCGCCGACCTGGTCCTCACCGACCTGCCCGGCGCCGAAGGGCTGGCCGACACCGCCGCGCTGGTCCGCGCGTCGGGGCGCGGGGCGCTCGTCGTCGAGCAGGACCTGTCCGACACCGCGGCGCTGCACGACTTCGCCGACCGGGTGCGCGCGCAGGCCGGACCGATCCGCATCCTGGTCAACAACGCCGGCACCGCGGCCCTGGAACGGTTCAACGAGATCACCCCGGACAGCTGGTACCGCGTGATGCGGGTCAACCTCGACGCGGTGTTCTTCCTGACCCAGCGCGTCGCCGAGCACATGGTCGCCGACGGCCTGCCCGGCCGGATCGTCAACATCACCTCCAAGAACGCGCTGGTCGCCGAGGCCGGGCTGGCGCACTACAACGCCTCCAAGGCCGCGGTGGACCTGCTCACCCAGACCCTCGCGGTCGAGCTGGCCCCGCACGGCATCACCGTCAACAGCCTCGCCCCCGGCATGGTGGACACCCCGATCGACGGCGAATTCCCCTTCGACCGCGAGGCGTTCGAGGCGGCGTACCGTCAGCGCATCCCGCTGGGCCGCTACGCGCGGCCCGAGGAGTGCACCGGCGCGCTGCTGCTGCTCGCCGGCGACGACGGCGCCTATCTGACCGGCACCCGGATCGTGGTGGACGGCGGGGTCCTGGCCGACCAGATGCCGCGCACCGCGTTCATGCCCCCGTACCGCACGTCGCTCGGCCCCCAGCGGAAGGACGGCACCACTCCATGA
- a CDS encoding peptidase C14, which yields MTTTRRHLLRSGGIGAAAVAAGALTTVPAQAAAPAGSAKGTGGDGKSGGKGGGTAGQPATTSATVADLLATPSKSLRDGTVTVVAGYRAPGDGGGMTVRWDAGSTRAPNGGTVLRPNDRPAHGRWRRLHDGVLDFRGFGLFDASAPADDALDAMVDDPSVHRVEAHTDLLFQRRHTYHRSRLALDFGGHTVHTGGIERNTHDNPFGAVLFFQGTVTGDTVSHALSAEVIELTDAFPVPDSGAFKVGQWWAVQSDEVAGGGSDERELQKMVEVTEIIDGTHIRVDYLNGWPLAAGRKLTWRRVEPVVGVRVDHLVFLGAGQDTGAVDDEYTGSHPVAYEYAADCDVSGIQATGTFWPVIMRRWCTRYRTIQCGLKNPPTVMYGGAGYLTQQIYCLYGHVADCTSSNVRHLNDLTASAYCQVVNCHGDGDDEGGNPFTTHGQYEHDLLFDGNSGLMDIANSGAQWGDSAKRITVRNHVCSWFTANTKITDLTLENVKVIARPTFDPAGTLVINADGAQLRGCTASFFAVAQQSARSTRPTTVTDCTFDLPKASVLVQTPVTAPVHFVRTTFTGLDGNVLRGSGPVHFTDCRLVGSPEAAPLAVGASEVTVDGGSLTDTGIALSAVRDQRISVGGGTALSGTNTAKALLSRDAGTGATVTWDLADLRSSAADADTAHVRVADGHNRYTAVGARLTGGQLALAADAFGDTSSLLHTACTEDGVARKGLPADGKRISATTGNLVL from the coding sequence ATGACCACCACCCGCAGACACCTGCTCCGTTCCGGCGGTATCGGTGCGGCCGCCGTCGCGGCCGGCGCGCTGACCACCGTTCCGGCGCAGGCGGCCGCGCCCGCCGGCAGCGCCAAGGGCACCGGCGGCGACGGGAAGAGCGGCGGCAAGGGCGGCGGTACGGCGGGGCAGCCCGCCACCACCTCCGCCACCGTCGCCGACCTGCTCGCCACCCCGTCGAAGTCGCTGCGGGACGGGACGGTGACGGTGGTCGCCGGCTACCGCGCCCCCGGCGACGGCGGCGGCATGACCGTACGGTGGGACGCCGGCAGCACCCGCGCGCCCAACGGCGGCACCGTGCTGCGCCCGAACGACCGCCCCGCGCACGGCCGTTGGCGCCGACTGCACGACGGGGTGCTGGACTTCCGCGGCTTCGGCCTGTTCGACGCCTCCGCCCCGGCCGACGACGCGCTCGACGCCATGGTCGACGACCCGTCGGTGCACCGGGTGGAGGCCCACACCGACCTGCTCTTCCAGCGCCGCCACACCTACCACCGCTCCCGGCTCGCGCTGGACTTCGGCGGCCACACCGTCCACACCGGCGGCATCGAGCGCAACACCCACGACAACCCCTTCGGCGCCGTCCTGTTCTTCCAGGGCACCGTCACCGGCGACACCGTCAGCCATGCGCTGTCCGCCGAGGTCATCGAACTCACCGACGCCTTCCCGGTGCCGGACTCCGGCGCCTTCAAGGTCGGCCAGTGGTGGGCGGTGCAGAGCGACGAGGTGGCCGGCGGCGGCAGCGACGAGCGCGAGCTGCAGAAGATGGTCGAGGTCACCGAGATCATCGACGGCACCCACATCCGCGTCGACTACCTCAACGGCTGGCCGCTGGCGGCCGGCCGCAAGCTCACCTGGCGCCGGGTCGAACCGGTGGTCGGCGTCCGGGTGGACCACCTCGTCTTCCTCGGCGCCGGCCAGGACACCGGCGCGGTCGACGACGAGTACACCGGATCGCACCCGGTGGCGTACGAGTACGCGGCGGACTGCGACGTCTCCGGCATCCAGGCCACCGGCACGTTCTGGCCGGTCATCATGCGGCGCTGGTGCACCCGTTACCGCACGATCCAGTGCGGGCTGAAGAACCCGCCCACCGTGATGTACGGCGGCGCCGGCTACCTCACCCAGCAGATCTACTGTCTGTACGGCCACGTCGCGGACTGCACCAGCAGCAACGTCCGCCACCTCAACGACCTGACGGCGTCGGCCTACTGCCAGGTCGTCAACTGCCACGGCGACGGCGACGACGAGGGCGGCAACCCCTTCACGACCCACGGGCAGTACGAGCACGACCTGCTCTTCGACGGCAACTCCGGCCTGATGGACATCGCCAACTCCGGTGCCCAGTGGGGCGATTCCGCCAAGCGGATCACCGTGCGCAACCACGTCTGCTCCTGGTTCACCGCCAACACCAAGATCACCGACCTGACACTGGAGAACGTCAAGGTCATCGCCCGGCCGACCTTCGACCCGGCCGGCACCCTGGTGATCAACGCCGACGGCGCCCAACTGCGCGGCTGCACCGCCTCCTTCTTCGCCGTCGCCCAGCAGTCGGCGCGCTCCACCCGGCCGACCACCGTCACCGACTGCACCTTCGACCTGCCGAAGGCGTCCGTGCTCGTGCAGACCCCGGTCACCGCGCCCGTGCACTTCGTCCGCACCACGTTCACCGGGCTGGACGGCAACGTGCTGCGCGGCAGCGGCCCGGTCCACTTCACCGACTGCCGGCTGGTCGGCAGCCCCGAGGCGGCGCCGCTCGCGGTCGGGGCGTCCGAGGTCACCGTGGACGGCGGCAGCCTCACCGACACCGGCATCGCGCTGAGCGCCGTACGCGACCAGCGGATCAGCGTCGGCGGCGGCACCGCCCTGTCCGGGACCAACACCGCCAAGGCGCTGCTCTCCCGCGACGCCGGAACGGGTGCCACCGTCACCTGGGACCTGGCCGACCTGCGCAGCAGCGCGGCCGACGCGGACACCGCGCATGTGCGCGTCGCGGACGGCCACAACCGCTACACGGCGGTCGGCGCCCGGCTTACCGGGGGCCAACTCGCTCTGGCGGCAGACGCGTTCGGCGACACGTCGTCACTCCTGCACACCGCGTGCACCGAGGACGGTGTCGCCCGGAAGGGGCTGCCTGCGGACGGGAAGAGGATCAGCGCGACAACCGGCAACCTCGTCCTCTGA
- a CDS encoding GNAT family N-acetyltransferase: protein MRYRTAAPADEPALHALWAAAFPDAATVVALWGRDPGRHSRTFVAEDDGGRLVSVLHYLPRPIRSATGRPQRVGCLGSVATHPDARGQGHIRHLLAAAVAAMTADGCAWSLLFTATPRVYEGAGWRSFAAPGWSGPLTDRAPHPGAAAVRPSTRADLPALRALRDGFDAVRPLTTVRGADDWEHRVPVWYAAPAQILVAEDSGHGGSGRHPEPGAPLFPGGPGEPGGPGQPDRAGQLPSPAAPFAPSGRPLGFAVLRRPAPDQVELAEIALAPGREEDAAGALLSAAAVGARAAGATSATVRLPAEPAVVGALPHLLAETVPEATHYGMARPVLATAGEVLATVTAPGAFHWYGDSF from the coding sequence ATGCGCTATCGCACCGCCGCCCCGGCGGACGAGCCGGCGCTGCACGCCCTGTGGGCGGCGGCCTTCCCCGACGCGGCGACGGTCGTCGCGCTGTGGGGCCGCGACCCGGGCCGCCACAGCCGTACGTTCGTCGCCGAGGACGACGGCGGGCGGCTGGTCTCGGTGCTCCACTACCTGCCGCGGCCGATCCGCTCGGCCACCGGCCGCCCGCAGCGCGTCGGCTGCCTCGGCAGCGTCGCCACCCACCCCGACGCGCGCGGCCAGGGCCATATCCGGCACCTGCTCGCGGCGGCGGTGGCCGCCATGACGGCCGACGGGTGCGCCTGGTCGCTGCTGTTCACCGCCACCCCGCGGGTCTACGAGGGCGCGGGGTGGCGGTCCTTCGCCGCCCCCGGCTGGTCGGGCCCGCTCACCGACCGCGCGCCGCACCCCGGCGCCGCCGCCGTACGCCCCTCGACCCGCGCCGACCTGCCGGCCCTGCGGGCACTGCGGGACGGCTTCGACGCGGTCCGGCCGCTGACCACGGTGCGCGGCGCGGACGACTGGGAGCACCGGGTGCCTGTCTGGTACGCGGCCCCGGCGCAGATCCTGGTCGCGGAGGACAGCGGACATGGGGGAAGCGGCAGGCACCCGGAGCCCGGGGCGCCCCTCTTCCCCGGTGGACCCGGCGAACCCGGTGGACCCGGCCAACCCGACCGGGCCGGCCAACTCCCCTCCCCCGCCGCTCCCTTCGCGCCGTCCGGCCGCCCGCTCGGCTTCGCCGTGCTCCGCCGCCCCGCCCCCGATCAGGTCGAGCTCGCGGAGATCGCCCTCGCCCCCGGCCGGGAGGAGGACGCGGCCGGCGCCCTGCTGTCGGCCGCCGCGGTCGGGGCGCGCGCGGCGGGCGCCACGTCCGCGACCGTACGGCTGCCCGCCGAGCCCGCCGTCGTCGGCGCGCTCCCCCACCTCCTCGCCGAGACCGTTCCCGAGGCCACCCACTACGGGATGGCCCGCCCGGTGCTCGCCACCGCGGGCGAGGTCCTCGCGACCGTCACCGCGCCGGGCGCCTTCCACTGGTACGGCGACTCCTTCTAG
- a CDS encoding TetR/AcrR family transcriptional regulator, which yields MVRAGLTAERLTRAGAELADEVGFDQVTVSALARRFDVKVASLYSHVKSSQDLKTRIALFALAELADRVAAALAGRAGKDALAAFADAYRDYAREHPGRYDAARLRLDPQTAASSAGVRHAQMTRALLRGYDLTEPDQTHAVRMLGSVFHGYISLEMSGGFSHTAVDPQESWDWMVDSLDALLRNRTLPAHPQPSSP from the coding sequence ATGGTGCGCGCAGGGTTGACGGCTGAGCGGCTGACCCGGGCGGGTGCGGAGCTGGCCGACGAGGTCGGCTTCGACCAGGTCACCGTCTCGGCGCTCGCCCGGCGGTTCGACGTCAAGGTCGCGAGCCTGTACTCGCACGTGAAGAGTTCACAGGACCTCAAGACCAGGATCGCGCTGTTCGCTCTCGCGGAACTCGCGGACCGGGTCGCCGCCGCGCTCGCGGGCCGCGCGGGCAAGGACGCGCTGGCCGCGTTCGCCGACGCGTACCGCGACTACGCCCGGGAGCACCCGGGCCGGTACGACGCCGCCCGGCTCCGGCTCGACCCGCAGACCGCGGCCTCCAGCGCGGGCGTCCGGCACGCCCAGATGACCCGGGCGCTCCTGCGCGGGTACGACCTGACCGAGCCGGACCAGACCCACGCGGTCCGGATGCTGGGCAGCGTCTTCCACGGCTACATCAGCCTGGAGATGAGCGGAGGCTTCAGCCACACCGCCGTCGATCCCCAGGAGTCCTGGGACTGGATGGTGGACTCCCTCGACGCCCTGCTGCGCAACCGGACCCTCCCCGCCCACCCGCAACCGTCGTCCCCGTGA
- a CDS encoding GDSL-type esterase/lipase family protein translates to MNTEHDWTTTPLTAGMLRGAVEVERTPHGLLPHRLPASARRQFPDEQLAMAEAQPSGVRLVFRTRATTVELDALPTKRAYVGAPLPPDGVYDLLVDGVLAGQATVPGGRLRMIDMATQAAEVREGPAGTAHFADLPPYDKDVEIWLPHNEGTELVALRTDAPLEPAPESGRKVWLHHGSSISHGSNAAHPTGIWPALAASRGEVDLVNLGFSGSALLDPFTARAMRDIPADLISVKLGINIVNADLMRLRAFGPAVHGFLDTIREGHPDTPLLVVSSILCPVQEDTPGPLAPDFGDGVFRFKATGDPAERAAGRLTLHVIRDELARIVEQRAADDPQLHYLDGRELYGAADYAELPLPDEVHPSPEAHQRIGDNFARLVFGPGGAFHVGPA, encoded by the coding sequence ATGAACACCGAGCACGACTGGACCACCACCCCCCTCACCGCCGGCATGCTGCGCGGCGCCGTCGAGGTGGAGCGCACGCCGCACGGCTTGCTCCCGCACCGGCTGCCCGCCTCCGCGCGCCGCCAGTTCCCCGACGAGCAACTGGCCATGGCCGAGGCGCAGCCGTCCGGGGTACGGCTGGTCTTCCGCACCCGGGCGACCACCGTCGAACTGGACGCGCTGCCCACCAAGCGGGCGTACGTCGGCGCGCCGCTCCCCCCGGACGGCGTGTACGACCTGCTGGTCGACGGGGTCCTCGCCGGCCAGGCCACCGTGCCCGGCGGGCGGCTCCGCATGATCGACATGGCCACCCAGGCCGCCGAGGTGCGCGAAGGGCCCGCCGGAACCGCCCACTTCGCGGACCTGCCGCCGTACGACAAAGACGTCGAGATCTGGCTGCCGCACAACGAAGGCACCGAGCTGGTCGCGCTGCGCACCGACGCGCCGCTCGAACCGGCGCCGGAGAGTGGGCGCAAGGTGTGGCTGCACCACGGCAGTTCGATCAGCCACGGCTCGAACGCCGCCCACCCGACGGGGATCTGGCCGGCGCTCGCCGCGTCACGAGGCGAAGTCGACCTGGTCAACCTCGGGTTCAGCGGCAGCGCGCTGCTCGACCCGTTCACCGCGCGCGCGATGCGGGACATCCCCGCGGACCTGATCAGCGTCAAGCTCGGCATCAACATCGTGAACGCCGATCTGATGCGGCTGCGCGCGTTCGGCCCCGCCGTGCACGGGTTCCTCGACACCATCCGCGAGGGGCACCCGGACACGCCGCTGCTGGTGGTGTCGTCCATCCTGTGCCCCGTGCAGGAGGACACCCCCGGTCCACTCGCGCCCGACTTCGGCGACGGGGTCTTCCGGTTCAAGGCCACCGGCGACCCGGCCGAACGCGCCGCAGGGCGCCTCACGCTCCACGTCATCCGCGACGAACTCGCCCGGATCGTCGAGCAGCGCGCCGCCGACGACCCCCAACTGCACTACCTCGACGGTCGCGAGCTCTACGGAGCGGCGGACTACGCGGAGTTGCCGCTGCCCGACGAGGTGCACCCCTCCCCCGAGGCCCACCAACGGATCGGCGACAACTTCGCCCGGCTGGTGTTCGGCCCGGGCGGAGCGTTCCACGTCGGACCCGCGTGA
- a CDS encoding SDR family NAD(P)-dependent oxidoreductase has product MNTSHIALVTGANQGLGRALVEGLAARMDQDDLVLLTGRDRQRVTEAAHEVAQAPSTRARVEGEVLDVTDAAAVSRLAEDLRARHGGVDIVVSNAVARLLPGESQAERADEFIDVSNSATHAVLRAFGPVLRPGGRLLVVASSLGTLGHLAPRLHRLFDGASLDQVEYAVESWRSAVHHRTATEDGWPLWLNVPSKVAQVAAVRAVAADRRERDLADGTLVAAVCPGMVDTPTSRPWFGDFSQAQSPAQAAEAVLDLILADRVDPALYGELVRFGKALDWHAGTPPTEQDRLLTP; this is encoded by the coding sequence ATGAACACTTCGCACATCGCCCTCGTCACGGGCGCCAACCAAGGGCTCGGCCGGGCCCTCGTCGAAGGGCTCGCGGCCCGCATGGACCAGGACGACCTGGTCCTGCTCACCGGCCGCGACCGGCAGCGGGTGACGGAGGCGGCACACGAGGTCGCACAGGCGCCCTCGACCCGGGCACGCGTCGAGGGCGAGGTCCTGGACGTCACGGACGCCGCCGCCGTCTCCCGCCTCGCCGAGGACCTGCGGGCCCGCCACGGCGGGGTCGACATCGTCGTCTCCAACGCGGTCGCCCGCCTGCTGCCCGGCGAGTCGCAGGCCGAGCGGGCCGACGAGTTCATCGACGTGTCCAACTCCGCCACCCACGCGGTCCTGCGCGCCTTCGGCCCCGTCCTGCGCCCCGGCGGCCGGCTGCTCGTCGTGGCCAGCAGCCTGGGCACCCTCGGCCACCTCGCTCCGCGGCTGCACCGCCTCTTCGACGGCGCGTCCCTGGACCAGGTCGAGTACGCCGTCGAGTCCTGGCGCAGCGCCGTCCACCACAGGACGGCCACGGAGGACGGCTGGCCGCTGTGGCTGAACGTGCCCTCGAAGGTGGCCCAGGTCGCCGCCGTGCGCGCGGTCGCCGCCGACCGCCGCGAGCGCGACCTGGCCGACGGCACCCTGGTCGCCGCCGTCTGCCCCGGCATGGTCGACACCCCCACCTCGCGCCCGTGGTTCGGCGACTTCAGCCAGGCCCAGTCGCCCGCGCAGGCCGCCGAAGCAGTGCTCGACCTGATCCTCGCCGACCGCGTCGACCCCGCCCTCTACGGCGAACTGGTCCGCTTCGGCAAGGCGCTGGACTGGCACGCGGGCACGCCGCCGACGGAGCAGGACCGCCTGCTCACGCCCTGA
- a CDS encoding LysR family transcriptional regulator yields the protein MDFTEVSLTALRVFRAVAEQGTFTAAAASLGYTQSAVSRQIAAIERAAGAELLERRRDGVRLTDAGRIVMRRATTVLDEIEATARELSGLPAQGGTVRLGWVPSAGAVLVARALAELRRTDPDLNVVGREGGTPALARALRAGSIDLALLASGPPFRAPDTESPPLALQTLTERPLYLAVPAAHPLARGEYVDVADLRGQRWIASSSSGEERLMGVWPGLDERPEIALTARDWLAKLHLVAAGCGLTTVPATLAPVAPPGVRVLPVRGGPQEQRRLLLARLPHPPEQSVSRVAAALRAEALATTAAAPPF from the coding sequence ATGGACTTCACCGAAGTGTCGCTGACCGCGCTGCGGGTCTTCCGCGCCGTGGCCGAGCAGGGAACCTTCACCGCGGCCGCCGCGTCGCTCGGGTACACCCAGTCCGCGGTCTCCCGGCAGATCGCCGCGATCGAGCGGGCCGCGGGCGCGGAACTGCTGGAACGGCGCCGCGACGGCGTCCGGCTCACCGACGCGGGCCGCATCGTCATGCGCCGGGCCACGACCGTACTCGACGAGATCGAGGCCACCGCGCGTGAGCTGTCCGGCCTGCCGGCGCAGGGCGGGACAGTACGCCTGGGATGGGTGCCCAGCGCGGGCGCCGTGCTGGTTGCCCGCGCCCTGGCCGAGCTGCGGCGCACCGACCCCGACCTGAACGTCGTCGGGCGTGAGGGCGGCACCCCCGCACTGGCTCGGGCCCTGCGAGCCGGCAGCATCGACCTGGCCCTACTCGCCTCCGGACCGCCGTTTCGCGCACCGGACACCGAGTCGCCCCCGCTCGCCCTGCAGACCCTGACCGAACGCCCCCTGTACCTCGCGGTGCCGGCCGCCCACCCGCTGGCCCGCGGCGAGTACGTCGACGTCGCCGACCTGCGCGGACAGCGCTGGATCGCCAGTTCCTCCTCGGGAGAGGAACGGCTGATGGGCGTCTGGCCGGGCCTGGACGAGCGGCCCGAGATCGCCCTCACCGCCCGCGACTGGCTCGCCAAGCTCCATCTCGTCGCCGCCGGCTGCGGGCTGACGACGGTGCCGGCCACCCTCGCGCCCGTCGCGCCGCCCGGCGTGCGCGTCCTGCCCGTCCGCGGCGGCCCCCAGGAACAGCGCCGGCTGCTGCTGGCCCGCCTCCCCCACCCGCCGGAGCAGTCCGTCAGCCGCGTCGCCGCCGCGCTGCGCGCCGAGGCACTCGCCACCACCGCGGCCGCGCCACCCTTCTGA